The following proteins are encoded in a genomic region of Ostrea edulis chromosome 7, xbOstEdul1.1, whole genome shotgun sequence:
- the LOC130047697 gene encoding cerebellin-3-like, with protein MLQVLYLLICMVALSRSDCPCKNEIRNYNICTKSANSCGLHLSEFEECIKNRFTSMETELTTLKTYLPGKKPVSFMAQPSSRFKSSSGKFLKFGRVTTNKGNGYDGKTGVFTAPVAGTYSFTLTIGMPTPSSTSDYLRLHILHNNYQVGFWWTPWVGKWIKISENILLDMKKGDNVRIKVYSWPKEFQYIGGTTHSNFNGFLIQ; from the exons ATGTTACAGGTGCTTTATCTGCTGATTTGTATGGTTGCCTTGTCTCGATCTGACTGTCCGTGTAAGAATGAAATAAGAAACTACAACATCTGCACGAAGTCTGCCAATTCATGTGGTCTTCACCTCAGCGAATTTGAAGAGTGTATAAAGAACAGATTTACTTCAATGGAGACCGAATTGACAACTTTGAAAACATATCTTCCAG GTAAAAAGCCTGTCTCTTTCATGGCTCAACCATCCTCAAGGTTCAAATCTTCGTCTGGGAAGTTTCTTAAATTTGGAAGAGTTACAACCAATAAAGGGAACGGATACGACGGTAAGACTGGTGTGTTTACCGCCCCTGTAGCAGGAACCTACTCCTTTACTCTTACCATCGGTATGCCTACACCCTCCAGCACGTCAGACTACTTGAGGTTACATATACTACATAACAATTATCAAGTTGGATTTTGGTGGACTCCATGGGTGGGAAAGTGGATTAAAATCTCCGAAAATATTCTTCTTGACATGAAGAAGGGAGACAACGTACGCATCAAGGTGTACTCATGGCCAAAAGAGTTTCAGTATATCGGAGGTACAACCCATTCCAACTTCAATGGTTTCTTAATACAATGA
- the LOC130047579 gene encoding uncharacterized protein LOC130047579 has translation MDCHPIALDVLLQTQKILRERGKIRFHKFASNSQIVVDALSPGDRAGDLSDVQLDINTIPSQSSLGLKWNISSDTFTFSTDLKDVPETKRGVLSYLHSLYDPIGFLSPVILSGRFIFRDITQLELGWDELLPKDIILRWRSWQSSLHHLSEVEIPRRYVPTSIKNTERIELHTFADASEKAISAVTYIKITRNGKNHVGFITGKSKLASHHGHTIPRLELCAALLATEITTFVERQFDTQIDDIRFYTDSRVVLGYLHNKTRRFHTYVSNRVHRILNNSSPEQWTFVASDQNPTDIGTRSMPVNE, from the coding sequence ATGGACTGTCATCCTATAGCCCTAGACGTCTTGCTGCAAACACAAAAAATACTCAGGGAGAGAGGTAAAATCAGATTCCATAAGTTTGCCTCCAATAGTCAGATCGTCGTGGATGCTTTGTCACCTGGGGACAGGGCTGGAGATCTTAGTGACGTACAATTAGATATAAATACTATACCATCACAGAGTAGTCTGGGCTTGAAGTGGAACATATCGTCAGATACTTTTACCTTCTCTACGGATCTCAAAGATGTACCAGAAACAAAACGAGGCGTTTTATCTTATTTGCATAGTCTGTATGATCCAATAGGTTTTCTATCACCAGTCATTCTATCAGGAAGATTCATTTTCCGTGACATAACACAGTTGGAACTCGGATGGGACGAGCTGCTACCCAAGGACATCATCTTGCGCTGGCGGTCATGGCAAAGTTCTCTCCATCACTTGTCTGAAGTAGAAATACCTCGACGTTATGTTCCAACATCCATTAAAAATACAGAAAGGATTGAGCTCCATACCTTTGCAGATGCTTCTGAAAAGGCCATATCAGCTGTCACATACATCAAAATTACAAGAAATGGAAAAAATCATGTAGGATTCATTACAGGGAAATCGAAATTAGCATCTCACCATGGACATACAATTCCAAGGCTAGAACTTTGTGCAGCACTTCTTGCTACAGAAATTACTACCTTTGTTGAACGTCAGTTTGATACACAGATTGATGATATTCGATTCTATACTGACAGCCGAGTTGTTTTGGGGTACCTACATAACAAGACTAGGCGATTTCACACATACGTCTCTAACAGGGTTCATCGCATACTCAACAATTCATCTCCTGAACAGTGGACTTTTGTCGCATCAGACCAGAATCCAACTGATATTGGAACGCGCTCTATGCCAGTGAACGAATGA